The window AGCAATCTCGGCTCTTGAGCAAGCGCACGGGCAATAACTGCAAGCTGTCTTTCTCCACCGCTTAGCTCTCCTATAAGCCTGTTCTTAAACCTGATAGTATCCGTTAAAATCATTGCTTCTTCAGCAATCTCCTCATCGCGTTTGCTTTCCAAAAATTGAAACTGCCTGCGATAAGGTATCCTTCCCAAAAGAACAAATTCTTCTATGGTCATATTATATCCTATTTCCGAGCTCTGAGATACAAAAGCTACTTTTTTAGCAAATTCTCTAAATCCAAATTTCAATATATCTTTTCCTTCAAAAAGAACCTCTCCACTCCGGAGCTTAAGTATTTTGGTCATTGCCCTAAGCAAAGTTGTTTTTCCTGAGCCGTTAGGGCCAATTATACCCCAGAGACCTCTCTTTTGTATTCTGAAATTAATTCGGCTAAGTATAAATTTTGAGTCATATCCACAGGTCAGATCTTTTACCTCAAGCATTACCGCTTTCCTCCTAGCGTAACTTGTTTTTTGCTAAGAAAATAGACAAAAATCGCTCCGCCGATAATTCCTGTAATCACTCCAACAGGAAGTTCCAAAGGAGCAATAATTGTTCTGGCAAGGGTGTCGCAAAGTATAAGAAATGCCCCGCCTGCGAGAGCAGACGTAATAAGAAGTATACGATGATCTCCTCCAACAAACATACGGATAAAATGAGGGACGACCAATCCAACAAAGCCAATAACGCCTGCAACTGAAACAGCGCAGCCTGTGAGTAAGGAGGCTAGTATAAACAGCAATCTCTTTGTCTTTTCTGTATTTATGCCTAAATGCAGAGCCTCTTCTTCTCCTAAAGCAAGCGCATTAAGCTCTGCACAAAATAAGTAAGATATGAACAAACCCAAAACAGATATTAAAACCACTACCTTTATAAGAGCCAGATTCGGTTCTTCTAAAGAGCCCATTATCCAGAAAACAATTCCATGAAGATCTTCTGTGCGGGAAACAGCCATAATGAGCATAATTAGGGATGAGGAGATAAAACTTATCATTACTCCTGTAAGAAGAAGTCCTTGAATTTTTAATATGCCCTTTCTTGCGCTTAATGAGTAAACAGCAAGAATTACAACGACCGCTCCCAGAAATCCGCTTGCTGGGATGGATAAGATTCCTCCTATTCTATTCAGTCTTAGAACGATATTTAAACACACACCCAAAGCTGCTCCGCCAGAAATACCAAGAGTATACGGCTCAACCAGAGGATTGCGAAACATACCCTGAAGAAGTACCCCTGCAATGCTCAGAGCGCTCCCTACCGCAAGACCCAGAATAATGCGAGGCAGGCGAATGTCAAAAAGGATGCTGTATTCAGTAGTGCCTCTACCTCCAAGAATTAAAGGTATGATTTTCTTAAAAGGTATACCAGCTGAGCCAACGCTCAACGAAAAAGCGCCTACTCCAAGAAGAATCCCGCATAAAATTAATATACAGATAAGCCAGTTAATTAGTTTTTTATTCATAAATTAAAACAAGGGGTTGCAACCCCTTGTTGTTTAAGTAGGTGGTTAATGCAATATCTCAACTATCTCCTCTAATACTTCAACGAAACTTACTGGCGTAGGGCTGCAAACTTTATAGGAATCAACAATATGAATTCTGTTGTTTTTTGCTGCGTTTAGGGTTTTGTACTTTTGCCACGTTTCCTTTTCTTGTTCTCCCACAATGCCCATAGTCACAATAATGATTACATCAGGATTTTGTTCAAGCACTTTTTCGCGGCTGTAAAGACCGCTTTTCCCGGATGGTCCAATATTTATTCCTCCGGCAAGTTTGATAAAGTCATTGATAAAAGAATCTTTTGTTGCTACCCATAAAGGCTTTGCTCCTATCTGAACAAGCACTTTTGGCTTTGATAAATCTTTGATCTTTCGCTGAATAGAAGACACCTTATTCTTTGCTCTGCGAACAATTTGTTTTGACTTATCCTCGCTGCCGATAGTTTTGCTAAGTTCTATTAATTCTTCGCAAATTCCAGAGAAATTTTTGACATCGGGAAAAATCTTTACTTCCATTCCCAAGTTTCTTAACTTTTCAATCTGTTTCTGATTACTGTACCATTTAGCTAGAATTAAATCAGGCTCAAGATATAGGATTTTCTCTACGCTTATTTTCATTCCTGAGCCTATCTTTTCTTTTTTCTCTGCGGCAGGAGGTCTCTTACAGTATGAAGTATTCGCTATAAGCCTGTTTTCTACTCCTAAAAGATAAAGCTCTTCAGTTAGAACGGGAACTAATGAAATTATTCGTTGAGGGGAATTGTTCTCCGCATGAATTGCAGAGTTGACATATAGGGGTTCTAGACATAGAACCCCATATAGTAGAGCAAGAACTGCGAAAAAACAGATTTTTAATGTTAAAATGCCCTTTATGCTGTCAAAGTTTTTCATCTTTTCAATGCCTTTTCTTTTAGGGGAGCAAGTCCGCAAGAGAATTTACCTTCAGGACAATATCCGAGTTTTAGGCATTTTTGTCCTGCCGTTGAAAAAACTGCTGACAATTCCCTTTTGCAAATCAATAACATTTCATACGCCAACTTTCTTATTTCCCATTGCGCCCTTGCGCAGCATCTTTCTTCAAAAAAATGCAAAAGTTCCCTTGCGTTCATTGTAATTACTATCTTTGTCTCCGCCGCCTGAGGCAGAACAAATCTCGCATCCTGAGATGACGTTGCCTTTAATATTTTATTATAAGTCTTCTGAATTTCGCCCATGATATTTTTAAATTCTTTTTTTAAATTTTCGTCTTTTTCAATAGAAGGCGGAACTATATATTTGAAATTGTTTTCTTTCACATAACGTTGGCTTTGCTGGGAATATGAAGCGATCCTGTGTCGGACAAGCTGATGCGTTAATGCGCGCGATACGCCTTCAATCGCAAAAGTAAATTTCACATGTTCAAGAGGACTTAAATGGCCTGAACTTATTATCTTCTCTATAAATTTCTCCTGCTTGTCAGGAGCGATTTTATTCTTAAAAATCTCTCCCGCAAATTCAGGCGAGTAACACTGGCGCGCCGAGAAATAAATCACAGAAAGAGCGTTTTGAGTAACTTCAAGAAGCTGCACATTTAATTTAGATTGTTCCATACCCTGAATTATATCACAATTCAGCCCGTGATTAATAATTTTCCCAATGCCTTATTTGAAAAAGTCTTACCTCTGAATTTTACTCCAACCCTGAAATAATTCTTTTTAGGCAGCTTTCTTGAATACACAATGCCGGCTTTTGTGATAAATTCATTCCTTGTTCCTGGGATTCTTATCTTTACAGTGACGGCTTTCCCTTTTTTTAACTCTGTCTTACTAAAAATTCCTACTCCTGTATTGGATATATCATCTATTGGCTTTCTTCGCCATGTTCTGAAAAAACCAAAGACTCCGCCCTGTTTATACTCTAGCAAAAGAATATCCGCCTTCAACCTTTTAGCTCTTCGTCGTTTGAACATCTCTTTGTCATTGTAAGATTCCAGTATGTTCTCTTTGGCAGCATCTTCAACTATGTTAACAGACTGCTTCCTTTGAAGCATCAGGATAATAGATATAGTGAGTAAGTACATAGCCAGTATTGATGTGCTTCCCCAGATGCCAAACTTTTTTATCTGCAATATTTTTTTATAAGTGTCATTAACGTTACATGTTAAATTAATAATCCACTCTTTTCCTGATTGACTTATTGGAAAACTGGAAGACAACATATACCCTTTATTAGTCAGGAATATATCGCTTAAGAATACATTCCCTAATACGAATGCTTTGTGATTACAAACCGTCATCACATTTTTAACCCTGGTATTCAGATTATCTTCACTGCTCGGATTTACATTCTTGAAGAATGTTCTTTTACCGAATGCTGGATGCATCATTGTCTGATGTCTAAAAATATTAATTGAAATATTCTTTTCGGAAATTTCCCTGCCATTTGTAACAATATTAATCTTCTTACAGTGTAACAAATTATTCTGTGTTTTGATGTTATTGCATAAACCTACAACATCGTTCTTAAGTTCACTGCTTTTTCTAGCAAAATAAAAGCTGCATATTCCAAAAGTAATTAAACATAGAGACAATGCAAAACATAATGAAACAAGAATAATTCTTTTTCTATTCATCTTTTAAATACTGCTTATTCTCTGTCATACAGGGTATTATCCGTACCTATAAAGCCAATATTAGCTGCTCTGAACTCATCGGCTGTGCTTCCCCCCCATCCTGACACAGTGACCGAACCCAAGCGTTCGCTTGTTACATGCCCATCGCACCAAGCAACATTAGCCTTTCCATTATGCCTGAAATGTATGCTTGGATCATTATTTGATCCCCAATGTTCATTTGTTGGCGCCTCAACATAAGAGTATTCTATAATTTGACCGCTGTTTAATATGGCTACATCTGTCAACATTATAGTTTCAGTAGAATTTTTTATTTCTTTATCCTTTGCAGGAGTCAAAAAAGGAAATGGCCAAGCATCAGGAGTGCCGCCTATATATTGACAATTATATCCATATCCCCCACATCCTTCTTCATAAGCAACAGCTCCAGTGGCTAAGTATTTTTTAAAGGATGGACATGCTCTAATCTCCTTATTTTTTAGATACGGGTAAATAGGAGTTTGTTCAGATATAACAAATGGACTGCTTGCATCGGGTCTTTCTCCATGCCATCTCCTATTATTATCCTGACTTGATGCAGGGGGATACCATCCATCATTGTCATCTGCATACATTATGAAAGCAAGTGATATCTGTTTTAGGTTTGAAATACAAACCGCACCTCTGCCTTTTTCCCTCGCTTTTGAAAGCGCAGGAAGAAGGATTGATGAGAGCATGGCTATTATTGCTATCACAACCAAAAGCTCGATAAGCGTAAACCCACTGAATCCTTTTTTGTTCTTTCTTGTTACCATCTTCCATTTCTCCTTTTTTTGTTAATAAAAAAAGCCCAATCTTCGCAGATCGAGCTTTCCATTATAAAAAACTTCCCCCTTTCCACGAAGGTACTTACCTAAACAGGCAATGGTCCGGGCTTTCCCAAAATTTTGAGAATTACCGTTGCGGGACAGCGCCCAGAATCTCACTGGGACTTCCTTTGCCTCTCCGGCTAAAAACTAATTTTCAAAAGAACATTCTAAACTTGCTGAATTATAACACTATTAATTCGTACGTCTATAACAGATCTGCATATTTTTGGTAATATCTTGCTATTTTTACGCAAAGATTAAAGAATAAGATTAAGCATTCCTCCTACTATTAATACAGCCACAATCATAATTGCTGATGCTTTGAGCATATCTACAAATCCCAACTCCTTTACCAATGTGCTGAAAGTAGCTATACATGGGAAATACATTGTCAAGACTACACTGGCTATTATCAATTGCTTCAGGTTAAGGGCTAAAGGCGCTAACATTCCAACAGCCACATCTTTACGCAAGAAGCCGACTAATAGCGCTCCTATTGCTTCTTTTGGCAGTCCAAAAATTCCAGAAATAACAGGAGCAGTATATTTCCCCACGAATTGGATTATGCCCAATGTATAAAGTATGTTTACTATAAATACTCCCAAAAGAACAAAAGGGATCGCTTCTTTAATAAACCACTTCGTGCGAATCCCCGTTTTTTTCAGCAGATGTGTTAGGTAAGGTCTTCGGTAAGGTGGTATTTCCATAAATATCTCCGGTGACGTTCCGCTTACCAGGTGAGCCATTAAGATTCCAAGTACCAGCCAGACCACAAAGAGTGTTCCGTAAACAACGCCTAGTCCATATACCATGTGCTCGCCCATCAATCCCACTACCATGGCTTGCAAAGCCGCACATGGTACTGCAATAGATAACAGAGTCACCGCGATAAATCGCTCTCTTCTGGTAGCTAATATCCTGGTGGAGAGAATGCCGGGAACATTGCAGCCCAATCCCAGCATCATAGGTATTATTGCCAGACCATGTATACCTAAACGATGCATCAGTCCGTCCACCAGAACAGCTAATCTGGGCAGATAGCCACAATCTTCTAAAACTGACAACATTATGTAAAAAGCAAAAACATAAGGCAATACTGCCCCTATCGGAACAAATAGACCGGTAGTCAATAGTCCAAAGGACTGACCATAATCTATTTTGCCCTCTATCAGCTTACCAATTAAGATATCGTGGATAAGTCCATTAGATCCCAATATTGCAGACAGTTTCAGCAATATTGGTGTCCACAATTTTTCAAAAACAGGTTCAAATACATAACCAATAAGTCCTTCCCCAATAAATCTGATAATTTTGAAAGTGAAGAATAATATCACTAGAGCTAATGGAATTGAGAAGACAGGAGTCGTTGAAATATCTCCTAATCTTTCCATTAAGGTATGGTGGTGATGACTCAATTTCTGAACCTGACCTATAATATCTCCTATAACATGCCATTTTCCCTTATCTTTGTAATCAAACTTAGAAAATTTTGCCTCTTTCAGTCTCTCAGTCAGTTTTTTTATTCCCTCGCCTGTAACTGCGCAGATAGGGATACAGGGAACACCTAATATCTCTTCCAACTTTTGAAAATCAATGGTAATCCCTTTATGCTTGGTTTCATCCCAGAAGTTAAGCGCGATTATCATAGGTTTTTTCTTTTTTATTAATTGCATTGTGAGGTTAAGACCTTTTTCCAAATTGGTGGCATCAACAACATTAATAACTATATCTCCCCCCTCAAGCATTCTAACTGCAACTTCTTCTGCTTTATCACCAGCATCTAAGGAATAAGTTCCCGGCACATCTATTACCATCATATCTTCTTCATCTATCCGCATTTTACCCTGTGTAAAATCAACTGTTGTACCTGGATAGTTGGAGATAATAACATTTGCACCCGTTAGTCTATTGAAAACTACACTCTTGCCATTGTTGGGATTTCCCATAAGCAATATTTTTTTCATGGTTGCTCTATCTCCACCCATATTCTCTGAGCCATACCAAAACCCACAGCAGCCCTAGTATTCCCATGACTGATAATAACAGGTCCTCTCATTAATTGCCTGCTCACTTTCTTAATTCTTTTGCCAACCCTTAAACCAAGCGTATCAAGCCTGCGATTTACCCCGAATCCGCCTTCTATTTGAACTATTCTTCCACTTTGACCAGACCGCATATTAGCTAAAGAGATCGCTCCATTCATTTTATTTCCTCTGACACTCCTGCATCTTCAAAAGTTGCCATTTCATTCAATATCTTTATTCCAGCTTCTATTACACTGATTCCAAGCGCTGCTCCTGTGCCTTCGCCCAGTCTCATGTTCAAATCCAAAATTGGATTAAGATTCATTCTACTGAGCATGTACTGATGTCCTGCTTCCACAGATTTGTGCGCTGCAAAAATATAATCCTTTACCTGAGGGCATAGTTCGTATGCAATAAGAGCGCCCGCTGTAGATATTAGTCCATCAATTACAACAGGAGTATTTGATGCCGCTGCCCCGAGCACACAGCCGCATAATCCACCAATTTCAAATCCGCCAACCTTTGCTAATACATCAATAGGATCTTTAGAATCAGGCTTATTAATATCCAATGCCTTTTTTATAACTCTAACTTTATTCTCAAATGCTTCATCTGAAATCCCTGTTCCCCGACCTGTGACTTTCTCAACTTCAATCCCTGAAAATGCTGCAATCACTGCACTGCTTGGTGTAGTATTTCCTATTCCCATATCCCCTGTTCCCAATATGTCAATCCCGTGTTTTTTCCTTTCCATAAATACTTCTATCCCATTCTCTATAGATTCTACTGCTTCCTCTCTTGTCATTGCAGGGCCTTTTGTCATATTCTTAGTGCCAAACCCCACTTTTTTATCCATGAAATTTCGGATTTCGGATTTCGGATTTCGGATTTCGGCAGCCACTCCCATATCAATGACAATTACCTTTGCTCCAACATGTCTTGCCAGAACATTAATACCTGCTCCTTCTCTTAAAAAATTATAGACCATTTGAGGCGTAACTTCCTGAGGGAACGCGCTAACCCCTTCTTCTACAACTCCATGATCTCCAGCCATTGTAAAAATCACTTTATTCCTGAATTCGGGTTTGAGACTTCCTGTGATTCCCACAACTTGTTTTGCAAACTCCTCCAATCTGCCAAGACTCCCTCTCGGTTTGGTAAGATTATCAAGTTTTCTCTGCGCTTCATCCATAAGTTTTATATCTAACGGCTTGATTTTACTAATTACCTGTTTGATTTTGTCCATGATTTAGATCCCTATTTTATTAACAGTTTTATACAGCACCCAAAAACTATTGACAATGCAGAACATGCATACATTATCCTTATAGAATCTTTTATATCTAAAAGCTCCAAAGGCTTCTCAGCATCGCCTATACAGGGTTTTCCAACCAGTTTTCCCTCATAATAATTTGCCCCTCCAAGTCTTATCCCAAGCGCTCCTGCAAATCCTGCTTCAGAAATACCGCTGTTTGGACTTGCATGCTTCTTCCTGTCCCTTAAAATTATCCTAATAGAATCACTGAATCCCTTTCCTGAAATAAACGAAGCTATTGGGATTAACAGCATTGATATTCGCGCAGGTATAAAATTAGCTATGTCATCCAGTTTTGCTGATGCCCATCCAAGATCTATATATCTCTTGTTCTTGTAGCCAACCATTGAATCAAGTGTATTTATTGCCTTGTACGCCATAGATAAAGGCGCTCCTCCAATAAATGCAAAAAAAACAGGGGAAATAATTCCATCTACTGTGTTCTCTGCCACAGTTTCCACACTGGCTCTTATAATTTCTCTCTCATTTAAGCCTTCAGTATCCCTTCCGACAATCCTTGCCAGATTCTCTCTTGCCAGAGATAAATTATTCCTATTTAGAGATGTATACACTCTGTTTGTTTCGATTGAGAGGTCTTTTGTCGACAACGAGACAAAAACAAAATAAATACTTACTATTATTCCTAGAATCACATGCAAGCGCGCTGCAAGCCCTATCAATATAAAAACAAAAAAATATGTTCCAACTACAACCAGAAATACAAGTATTATCCCAGCAACTTTTTTATTAGTTATAACTTTTGTTATACCTTTTTCCAATATCTCTATTGCCTTGCCTATTAAGACAACTGGATGAGGAAGCCATTGAGGATCGCCTATAATCAAATCCAGAATATATGCAAAAATTATTTGAATTGTAATGAAATATGTCATCCGAATATATTTCTAAGAGCCTTAATTAAGAGTTTATTTTTGCCTCTTTTCTTAACTGCCACTCTCACAAACGAGCTGTCCAGCCCCCTGAAATTGCCGCAGTTTCTTACAACAATCCTGTCCTTTATAAGAAGTTCCTCCAAATCTTTAGTACGAATACCAGATGTAAATAAAATAAAGTTTGTACATGAGTCAAATACCTTTATAGATTTTATCTTTTTTAATTCGGAAGACAGAAAATTTTGTTCCTTAATCAAAATTCTTTTGCTTTTTTCAATATATTCTGAGTCAGCTAATAAATAAGAGCCTGCAATTTGAGCAAGTGTATTTACAGACCATGTAGGCTGAAATTTTTTTATCTTTGCGCTTAAGCGAGCAGACGCTACTCCGAAGCCAAGCCTTAATCCTGGAATCCCAAGAAACTTTGTCAATGACCTTACAACAAAAAGATTTTGCTGCCTTTGAGCTCTTGCAACTAAACTCTCTTCCTCAATCAAATCTATAAATGCCTCATCAATTACTACAAAGACATTATGTCGCTTGGCAATATCCAGCACATTATAAAGTGTATTGCGAGATATCTTCTGACCTGTTGGATTATTCGGATTACAGATAAAGAGGACTTCAACGCTCTTAATAAGACTTCTTATAGCCTGCAATTCTAACTTAAATCCTTCCTTCTCTTCCAGCTTTATGAATTTAATATCACAACCAATGTTTGACAATGCTTTCTCATATTCTGAAAACGTAGGAATAATAATAGCTGCCTTTTTGGGATGCAGCAAGTAGCATATAAGGTATATTAGTTCTGTTGCCCCATTAGACGGAACCAAACATGTTCTCTTAATATTATACCTATCTGAGATTGCACTTATCAACTGGTTACAATCAGGATCAGGATACATGCGGATTTTATTAAAATCTTCTTTCAGAATCCGCTTCAGTCCATCTGGAAAGTAAAGGGGATTTATATTTGCGCTAAAGTCAACTATTTCATCAAGCGCTATATTGTACTTTTTACTAATTCGGTATAAGTTGCCGCCGTGTTGAGGTTTCAACTAGTTCTCCTCCCCCATTTACAAGTTTAGTAATATAAAAGGTTAACTTTGCCTTAAATCTTTTTTCTATTCTGCAAACAACTGTCTGCATATCAACCTGACCTGGGGAAAACAAAATACCAACAACTGTTCCACTATGAGCAGTATTAATTCCGCAAGCTCCTAATTCATTTGCGATTTTCATAAGATCCGTAAGCTCTCTTTTATACAGAATTTTCTGATTGAATTCAGCGCTCATTGTTGCGCCTTTTCCAAGCATATGTATGTCTTTTTTTCTGATTCCGCCTTTAACAAGCTCATAAGCCTCTCTTAACTCTAAAGCATTATTGAATTTCTTCAATATTTCATTACGTCTGGAATTAAACTCAAGAGTATTGACTCTTCCACCTAAATCAATAATTAATATATCCATCTCAGGCGGAATTCCAATATATTCCACTATAGAACCGCCTACATGATCAAAAACAACTATATCTTCAAACATCAACCCATCTGTTGGCTCAATAGAAACTGCTATTCTGGCAATTTCCAAAGGGGTTATATCTCTGTCTAAAGCCTTCGCTGTAGCAATGCAGGTTCCAATTATATCTGAGGTGCTGCTGCTCATACCTTTTTCCTGTGGAATTTCAGAATTGATACATATTTCCCCGCCGCATTTATGCATGCCAAAACAATCCAGAACCTTTCTCATGGCCTCGCAGGATTTATACTTATCGTCCGGAGCCTTTATTCTGGAATTTGATTCATCTATATTGATCTCAACATATGAATAGACATTTACAGGGCATGTTATAAGAAGATGCGTCCCGTCAAGCACACCCTGCCACAATTCTCCACATGAACCAGGAACTTTTACTACTGCTTTCATAATTTTTTATTTCTCTCTGTGCATTTTTTTAACTTATAACTTCATAGCCCTTTTCAAAAGACAATTTTATGTGTCTCTTCTGCCATTTTGTATCATTCTGTTTTGGATAATCTGTGCGATAGTGGACACCTCTGGTCTCTTTCCTGATAAGAGCCGCTTTCTGGACAAGCCCTGCTACAAGAAGCATATTTTGAAATTCCCAATCCCTGATATCTGAAAATTCTTTCCTCATTACATATGAAGACCAAAAATTAATTTCTTTCTGAGCTGCCAAAAGACCTGCCTCATCTCTTTCAATACCCACATACCTTGTCATTAAACTTTTCAGGGAAGCCTTGAGATCTCCTATATCCAGTTTTCTTGCGCTAACTGGGTCTAACACATTGCTTATATCCGGAGTTCTGTCAAATCGCTTTTCACAATCTATATCCTTACCTGCAGATTGCCCTGCTCTATAACCAAAAACAAGTCCTTCAAGGAGAGAATTGCTCGCCAGTCTGTTAGCGCCATGAACTCCTGAAGAAGCTGTCTCTCCACATGCATATAGATTTTGAATATTAGTTTTCCCATTTTCGTCTATTTTAATTCCTCCTATCATATAATGAGCAGTAGGCCGAACAGGTATAAAATCCTCTTTAATATCTATGCCAAAAGAAGAACAGACCTCCATTATATTTGGGAAACGATTTTCTATTAACTTATAACTTAAGTGCGTAAGGTCTAAATAGACACGTGTATCAGCAGTTTTTCTCATCTCTTCCAGAATTGATCTTGACATCACGTCACGAGGAGCCAGCTCTCCATCCTTATGGTACTTAAACATAAATCTTTCACCATGCTTGTTTCTCAAGACTCCGCCTTCACCTCTAACTGCCTCAGAGATTAATGTGCGTGATAGACCTGCTACATATAAAGTAGTAGGATGAAACTGAACAAATTCCATATCTATAAGCTTAGCTCCCGCTCTATAGGCAAGCGCCATGCCGCATCCTGTAACA of the bacterium genome contains:
- the cobD gene encoding threonine-phosphate decarboxylase CobD encodes the protein MKPQHGGNLYRISKKYNIALDEIVDFSANINPLYFPDGLKRILKEDFNKIRMYPDPDCNQLISAISDRYNIKRTCLVPSNGATELIYLICYLLHPKKAAIIIPTFSEYEKALSNIGCDIKFIKLEEKEGFKLELQAIRSLIKSVEVLFICNPNNPTGQKISRNTLYNVLDIAKRHNVFVVIDEAFIDLIEEESLVARAQRQQNLFVVRSLTKFLGIPGLRLGFGVASARLSAKIKKFQPTWSVNTLAQIAGSYLLADSEYIEKSKRILIKEQNFLSSELKKIKSIKVFDSCTNFILFTSGIRTKDLEELLIKDRIVVRNCGNFRGLDSSFVRVAVKKRGKNKLLIKALRNIFG
- the nadB gene encoding L-aspartate oxidase — translated: MNKFLTSFNSKDLPSIKTDILIIGSGVAGLSAAIQAAKYGEVTIITKDKLSENNTQKAQGGIAVALSKDDSPEGHIEDTLRVGCGLCNEKMVKIIVEEGPARIKELIQWGAEFDRDGKQISFTREAGHSIRRVIHAKGDATGAELERALIAKVKQNANIKILEYAFVIDLLHRDGTCFGAIVNVKNNERKIVYARKVILATGGIGQVYRETTNSPVVTGCGMALAYRAGAKLIDMEFVQFHPTTLYVAGLSRTLISEAVRGEGGVLRNKHGERFMFKYHKDGELAPRDVMSRSILEEMRKTADTRVYLDLTHLSYKLIENRFPNIMEVCSSFGIDIKEDFIPVRPTAHYMIGGIKIDENGKTNIQNLYACGETASSGVHGANRLASNSLLEGLVFGYRAGQSAGKDIDCEKRFDRTPDISNVLDPVSARKLDIGDLKASLKSLMTRYVGIERDEAGLLAAQKEINFWSSYVMRKEFSDIRDWEFQNMLLVAGLVQKAALIRKETRGVHYRTDYPKQNDTKWQKRHIKLSFEKGYEVIS